Below is a window of Camelina sativa cultivar DH55 chromosome 11, Cs, whole genome shotgun sequence DNA.
TAAGCATAATTAACGTATATACATCCGTTGGagctacagaaaaaaaaactatatataacgAAAATTAAGTTGTCGAATGACAGCAAATATTAGAATGCCAAACCTTACATATGTGcatgtattttaatattaatctttctttttgtttctatggAACTTGTCTTATAACTGATGTTGTGTTTGATAGTGGGAAACCACTCGGCAAGAGACTTAGTTACTACTATATGTTTCTTTTCCTCACGTCTTGGATTGGATATGATAGACAACAGGTATCCATGTACCAATGTCCATTTCACATATCTAGCATTGGAACTTCACAGTTGATTTTGAacttcatactttttttttttttacgtataagaaaatatatatgttgtctaTTTGGAGCGTCactttttcaagaaaaaattgTGGTCTCTGATTTGCCTGCTTGAGTATTTTGAACGTTGTTTCCATTTANCCATGTATCGTATCTACTATAAGCATAATTAACGTATATACATCCGTTGGagctacagaaaaaaaaactatatataacgAAAATTAAGTTGTCGAATGACAGCAAATATTAGAATGCCAAACCTTACATATGTGcatgtattttaatattaatctttctttttgtttctatggAACTTGTCTTATAACTGATGTTGTGTTTGATAGTGGGAAACCACTCGGCAAGAGACTTAGTTACTACTATATGTTTCTTTTCCTCACGTCTTGGATTGGATATGATAGACAACAGGTATCCATGTACCAATGTCCATTTCACATATCTAGCATTGGAACTTCACAGTTGATTTTGAacttcatactttttttttttttacgtataagaaaatatatatgttgtctaTTTGGAGCGTCactttttcaagaaaaaattgTGGTCTCTGATTTGCCTGCTTGAGTATTTTGAACGTTGTTTCCATTTATTTTGTCGATCTGCCCTTTCACTCTAGCCATTTGATACATAGTTATATTAAATTGTGCAAGCTATTGTCGATTTATAAAATGGATCTGTTTATTACGTGAGCAGCATGAACCATAAGTGTTATTGCATCAAATTTTGGTAAATAGTAACACTAAATCGTTTTGACCAACAcaagttacaaaataaacaatgtCACTATACGTGTAAGCATTGACTAGAGAATTATCAAAAAAGCATTGACTTAGCTAAATCGGATATTTTTGTCCGTACATAATCCTGTTTGACCAAGTTGATTTAgctatttttattgtttttttgactTTTAGCCGTGAGTCTTccatgttatttaaaaaaattatcaaatatgtAACTTGAAATAGTATAGTTTTGACGTGAGAAGCAAAGTTGTTAGGTGAATGAGAAAAGTATTAAACTCAgtatatattctaaaatttgatACAGAATTATAAAGGGCCAATTATAAATGATGTCGAATTACAAGAATTTGAACTAAATAAACTATAATTCTTctatttggtttataaaagtatttgataagattttttcttgcgtgttttaatataatatctattttaCAACATGGTCAGTATGATGTATATAGACCAAAAGGTGACTCACGAAATGACATCCAtgttattttcaataattttgtaatttaagaaaatgtccacaaataaattgtatataaatatcttCGTCTAGTTGATATTTGCCAAGATAGAACAAAACGAAAATGTCTTCATCCCCACAGTCGCAAACAGCCATGGAGAACCCAACTCTTGAGCTCAAAATTGTATCAGCTAGTGACATCAACCATATCGATGCCCCCGACAAAATGGACGTATACGCCGTCGTTACGATCAACGGCGACACAACTCATCAAAAACGAGCGGCCAAAACTCCCATTGATTACGACGGTGGCTCCAACCCTACGTGGAATCACACCGTTAAGTTCTCCGTCAACGAGAGAGAAGCCACCGAAGGCCTATTGACAATAACGGTCAAGCTATTTAGCTATTGGCTACAAGGTGATAATGACCTTTATTTAGGAGAAGTCAACCTCTCGGTTCAGGAGCTTCTTGCCTCAAATCCGATCCCACCGTTTACTAACGGCAACATCAACAAGATGAAGTCAATGGCTTGCCCTATCAAAGCCACAGAAGAAAATATCAAAGCAACACTAAGCCTTTCATACCGGTTTAAACCTGTGCCGGTTGAGGAATGTGATCCTCCATCACCGGTTTATTCGCCATCCATCGGTAAACCCGTTTACAGGAACCTGGATCCAGGAACATTAGGTCAGCCTCTTGTATTTTCCCCTCGGTTTCAATCCACCACGACGAAAATGATCCTAGAGCTCGTAATCAAATACGCCAAGAACATCGAAGATGTCAACGCCTTCTCGTCCATGGACGTATACGCTTCGGTTGCTATCCTTAAGGACAGAAAAGTTAAGGATAGGATCAATACCCCTGTCGCTTTCTCCGCTTATACAAACCCAAAGTGGAATCAAATGATTAAGTTTTCTGTCGATGAGAAGTTAGCTCAAGAAGGGCGTTTGACGCTCCTCGTGGAATTGATGAGTCACCGGCCTTTCCTTGGTGATAAGGAAATTGGATTTCTCAGACTTCCCATGCAACAGTTATTGGGCTCAAATCCACCTTATCCGTTGACCAACAGTGGTGATGCTAACGGTATGAAGTTGGAGACGCACGCTTTGACGGGTCCTTATGGCAAAAAAGGTGTCGTGAGCTTCACGTATAGGTTTCTTGCGGAGCAAGTTAATATCCCACCACCATCCACACCACGCCAACCATACATTATGTATGTACCGGTTTCGCCTCAGTCATACCCGTCATCGGATCAGATTCAGGTGACCTCGAGTTATGTGTCTGTTCAACCGGGTGCTAATTCTGGGCCAAGCAACGGTCTAGTACCAATATATATGCCGCCAACATATCAGTCACATGGATACCAACAATATTCACCAAGGAAGTCGAAATCACAGCTTCAACAGTCACCACGACAGTCGCAGCTTCAACCGTTGCCTATGCAGCCGCTTCCTCAGTAACTACCGGATACAAAATCATATGGATACCAACAGGCAACAATCCTTGGGGGCTTCCCTTTATAAGCATAATGTGTCGCACNNNNNNNNNNNNNNNNNNNNNNNNNNNNNNNNNNNNNNNNNNNNNNNNNNNNNNNNNNNNNNNNNNNNNNNNNNNNNNNNNNNNNNNNNNNNNNNNNNNNNNNNNNNNNNNNNNNNNNNNNNNNNNNNNNNNNNNNNNNNNNNNNNNNNNNNNNNNNNNNNNNNNNNNNNNNNNNNNNNNNNNNNNNNNNNNNNNNNNNNNNNNNNNNNNNNNNNNNNNNNNNNNNNNNNNNNNNNNNNNNNNNNNNNNNNNNNNNNNNNNNNNNNNNNNNNNNNNNNNNNNNNNNNNNNNNNNNNNNNNNNNNNNNNNNNNNNNNNNNNNNNNNNNNNNNNNNNNNNNNNNNNNNNNNNNNNNNNNNNNNNNNNNNNNNNNNNNNNNNNNNNNNNNNNNNNNNNNNNNNNNNNNNNNNNNNNNNNNNNNNNNNNNNNNNNNNNNNNNNNNNNNNNNNNNNNNNNNNNNNNNNNNNNNNNNNNNNNNNNNNNNNNNNNNNNNNNNNNNNNNNNNNNNNNNNNNNNNNNNNNNNNNNNNNNNNNNNNNNNNNNNNNNNNNNNNNNNNNNNNNNNNNNNNNNNNNNNNNNNNNNNNNNNNNNNNNNNNNNNNNNNNNNNNNNNNNNNNNNNNNNNNNNNNNNNNNNNNNNNNNNNNNNNNNNNNNNNNNNNNNNNNNNNNNNNNNNNNNNNNNNNNNNNNNNNNNNNNNNNNNNNNNNNNNNNNNNNNNNNNNNNNNNNNNNNNNNNNNNNNNNNNNNNNNNNNNNNNNNNNNNNNNNNNNNNNNNNNNNNNNNNNNNNNNNNNNNNNNNNNNNNNNNNNNNNNNNNNNNNNNNNNNNNNNNNNNNNNNNNNNNNNNNNNNNNNNNNNNNNNNNNNNNNNNNNNNNNNNNNNNNAAATACGCCAAGAACATCGAAGATGTCAACGCCTTCTCGTCCATGGACGTATACGCTTCGGTTGCTATCCTTAAGGACAGAAAAGTTAAGGATAGGATCAATACCCCTGTCGCTTTCTCCGCTTATACAAACCCAAAGTGGAATCAAATGATTAAGTTTTCTGTCGATGAGAAGTTAGCTCAAGAAGGGCGTTTGACGCTCCTCGTGGAATTGATGAGTCACCGGCCTTTCCTTGGTGATAAGGAAATTGGATTTCTCAGACTTCCCATGCAACAGTTATTGGGCTCAAATCCACCTTATCCGTTGACCAACAGTGGTGATGCTAACGGTATGAAGTTGGAGACGCACGCTTTGACGGGTCCTTATGGCAAAAAAGGTGTCGTGAGCTTCACGTATAGGTTTCTTGCGGAGCAAGTTAATATCCCACCACCATCCACACCACGCCAACCATACATTATGTATGTACCGGTTTCGCCTCAGTCATACCCGTCATCGGATCAGATTCAGGTGACCTCGAGTTATGTGTCTGTTCAACCGGGTGCTAATTCTGGGCCAAGCAACGGTCTAGTACCAATATATATGCCGCCAACATATCAGTCACACGGATACCAACAATATTCACCAAGGAAGTCGAAATCGCAGCTTCAACCGTCACCACGACAGTCGCAGCTTCAACCGTTGCGTATGCAGCCGCTTCCTCAGTAACTACCGGATACAAAATCATATGGATACCAACAGGCAACAATCCTTGGGGGCTTCCCTTTAGAAGCATAATGTGTCGCACTCGTGTTACATTCAGTGCATGCAAAATTAAATCTTCTTGATGGttatttatattgttaaatGCATTTGATCAGTTAACATTTcccttaaaaataaaaaagtgtgtCTGTAAAATCATTAGTTAATCTATGAACTGcataagagcatctccaatctACCTCTATTTTTGCTTTAAtattctattttagagtaaaatttCTCACCTCTATATATTGCTATTTCCTATTTGGTTCTATAATAgagttaaactttttttaattacaatctAGTCATTTAACTttcagttttattattatttataataaaaatcaagtaaataaatagttttaatAGCTAATAatgtaacataaaatttaaaatgattaataaatactttttgttttgaaattttatagttagaacaaaaataaataaataaaattttatttttcatttatttgtaaaaatatttatttacataatgaTTCTTATGTAAGTGGgcgaatttttaatttttataattaaaatgtattaatactagaataaaataaataaaagaatatattgcAATAGAAAACACTTCTATTATAGAGTTACTCTagagataaaaataagaaaatacatTGGTCTAGTGTGGACTTTTTGTTTCCAGCTGTGCTTATCAATGTTGTAAGTGGAGTAGTGGATATTTTGTTTAGAGTATATTTCATTTCATTAGAATATACCctataaaataaattctaatttttttaagagattgtttggtttcttctctttaaTGAGTCTCTAATAAGAAGTTCATTTCTTGGCTttcgtgaaaaaaaaatgtttgcgtttaaaattgacatgataagaaataaaataatgtcaATCATAAATCAtgaatttccaaaataaattcAGTTTGATGATACAATACTAC
It encodes the following:
- the LOC104728033 gene encoding protein SRC2-like gives rise to the protein KYAKNIEDVNAFSSMDVYASVAILKDRKVKDRINTPVAFSAYTNPKWNQMIKFSVDEKLAQEGRLTLLVELMSHRPFLGDKEIGFLRLPMQQLLGSNPPYPLTNSGDANGMKLETHALTGPYGKKGVVSFTYRFLAEQVNIPPPSTPRQPYIMYVPVSPQSYPSSDQIQVTSSYVSVQPGANSGPSNGLVPIYMPPTYQSHGYQQYSPRKSKSQLQPSPRQSQLQPLRMQPLPQ